The DNA region CAAATTACCCTTATGTGGACGGCATCATGCCTATTAATCATAATTATGGTTGTGGGGTGGCCATCAATGCACCTGAGGCAATTATACCCATTAGAACCCTTCGGAATCTATCCACACATCCGAACTTTGGTGGTGAGATGTTGATGGTGAGTTTGGGATGTGAGAAGCTTATGCCGGAGCGTTTGTTTCCGGATATCATGCCTGAAAACTTGGTGATGTTACAAGATGAGATGGGCTTTATGCCTATGGTTGAAGCCATTGTTTTTAAGGCAAAGGTCATCTTAGAGCGTTTGAACAAAAGGGTCCGAGAAGTATGTCCTGTATCAGACTTGGTTATTGGGTTACAATGCGGTGGTAGTGATTCTTTTTCAGGCGTAACGTCTAATCCGGCGGTTGGCCACGCAGCAGATCTACTGGTTCGAGCCGGTGCTACGGTACTTTTTTCAGAGGTATCCGAAGTGCGAGACGGTGTGCACTTATTAACCCCAAGAGCCATCAATCAAGAAGTAGGGGAAAAACTCAAAAAAGAAATGGCATGGTATGATGATTATCTAGCCAGAGGTTGTGTGGATCGTGATGCGAACCCCACACCTGGCAATAAAAAAGGCGGTTTGGTCAATATCGTAGAAAAATCCCTAGGTTCAATCGCAAAATCAGGATCATCAGCGATTGTTGAAGTTTTGTCACCGGGCGAGAAGGCCACTAAAAAAGGCCTTGTTTATGCCGCGACACCGGCCAGTGATTTTGTATGTGGCACATGTCAGCTTGCTTCCGGTATCACCATGCAAGTCTTTACTACAGGTAGAGGCACACCTTATGGCCTTGCTATGGCACCTGTCATCAAGGTTGCCAGTCGAAATGAATTGGCAGACAGATGGCGTGATCTCATTGATATCAATGCCGGAAAGATTGCCACAGGAGAAGCGACCATAGAGTCTGTCGGACAGGATATCTATGATATGATCCTTGACGTTGCCAGTGGTAAGAAGCAGACGTGGGCAGACCGTTGGGGCATAGAAAATGCCATATGTCTTTTTAATCCGGCCCCTGTAACCTAAAGGGTTGGTGGACTTATTTATAACCTGAGCGTATTCAATCAAGGAGGTAGTAAATGTTTAGCATAGATGATTTAAAAGGCGTGATTCCACCGATTATCACGCCGGTAGATGAAAATGAAAAGGTGGATGAAGAAGGGCTTAAGAGGGTCATTGACTATGTTCTTGAAGGTGGTGTCCATGGTATTTTTGTTCTTGGAAGCAATGGTGAGTTCTATGCCCTTGATGAAGCCAGTCAGAAAAAAGCAGTAGAGATCACCGTAGCCCATGTAGGTAAGCGAGTACCGGTTTACGCCGGAATAGGCGCAATCACTACCAGTGCTTGTATAAAAACAGCTCAAATGGCTGAAGCGGCAGGTGCAGATGCGGTCACTTTACTGACCCCTATGTTTATCAATCCCAATGAAGAAGAGATGTTGCATCATTTTAAAGCCGTAGCAGACGCTATTAAAATACCGGTAATCTTATATAACAATCCTGGTAAAACCACCAACAATATTTCTTCAGCATTACTAAGAAAACTGGCGCAAATAGAAAATATTATTGGCGTAAAGAATACATCTTTAGATTTTGCACAAACCATTGAATATATTAGAGTAACGGAAGACATTTCAAGCTTTAAGGTTCTAAGCGGAACAGATTATTATATCTATGGTACTTTAGCTTATGGAGGTGTAGGATGCGTTGCCGGTACCGCTAATGTGGCACCTAAACTGGTCGTATCCATCTATGAAAAATATATGGCAGGCGATTTAAAAGGGGCCATGGAAGACCAATACAAGCTTATACCCCTCAGAAACACTTACAGCTATGGCAGTTTTCCAGTAGTTATGAAGGATTGTATGAACCTGTTAGGTCTAAAGGTGGGTCATCCTATTAAGCCTATAGACCATTGTAGTGACAGTAGAATGAATGACATAAGAAAAGTGCTTGTGAATTTGGACTTGATTGAACCCTCGATTTGAAAGGTGATAGATGAATGAAAACAATGAGAGAAGATGGTAATACAATTATAGGGAGCGCCATAGAAGCCGTATTGCCGGAAGCGGCAGTAATCAAAGCCCTTGAAAATAGGAAATTCTCAGGAAAAGTTGTTGTAATTGCCATTGGAAAAGCAGCATGGAATATGGCAAAAGCAACACAGCTAACTTTAGGTCAACAAATAGATGCCGGTCTTGTTATT from Petrocella atlantisensis includes:
- the garD gene encoding galactarate dehydratase, which translates into the protein MDKKPLLIRVNPMDNVEIVVDEAGIKAGTILSDDLTAVEDIPQGHKIALQNLEVGDTIIRYGEVIGYAKSTIQKGSWIDETLVVLPAAKPLEELSVATKVPEPLPVLEGQTFLGYRNKDGRVGTKNMLGITTSVQCVEGVLNIAVEQIKSLLPNYPYVDGIMPINHNYGCGVAINAPEAIIPIRTLRNLSTHPNFGGEMLMVSLGCEKLMPERLFPDIMPENLVMLQDEMGFMPMVEAIVFKAKVILERLNKRVREVCPVSDLVIGLQCGGSDSFSGVTSNPAVGHAADLLVRAGATVLFSEVSEVRDGVHLLTPRAINQEVGEKLKKEMAWYDDYLARGCVDRDANPTPGNKKGGLVNIVEKSLGSIAKSGSSAIVEVLSPGEKATKKGLVYAATPASDFVCGTCQLASGITMQVFTTGRGTPYGLAMAPVIKVASRNELADRWRDLIDINAGKIATGEATIESVGQDIYDMILDVASGKKQTWADRWGIENAICLFNPAPVT
- a CDS encoding dihydrodipicolinate synthase family protein — encoded protein: MFSIDDLKGVIPPIITPVDENEKVDEEGLKRVIDYVLEGGVHGIFVLGSNGEFYALDEASQKKAVEITVAHVGKRVPVYAGIGAITTSACIKTAQMAEAAGADAVTLLTPMFINPNEEEMLHHFKAVADAIKIPVILYNNPGKTTNNISSALLRKLAQIENIIGVKNTSLDFAQTIEYIRVTEDISSFKVLSGTDYYIYGTLAYGGVGCVAGTANVAPKLVVSIYEKYMAGDLKGAMEDQYKLIPLRNTYSYGSFPVVMKDCMNLLGLKVGHPIKPIDHCSDSRMNDIRKVLVNLDLIEPSI